One segment of Phaeacidiphilus oryzae TH49 DNA contains the following:
- the nhaA gene encoding Na+/H+ antiporter NhaA encodes MGNDTPPTRRQFLARLPLPERAFLADVLRAETTGGLLLIAAAVAALVWANLWPGGYLEVLHWELGPSAVHLHLPVDVWAKDGLLTVFFFVAGIELKRELVAGELRDPRAAVLPVVGAVCGVLLPAVLFTLVNLGSGGRPGGWAIPTATDIAFALGVLAVAGTHLPSALRAFLLTLAVVDDLLAILIIALFYSSGIKLWALGLAALGVVFFGLLHRARVRGWYVYLPLALVVWALTHESGVHATVAGVAMGLLMPCRKGPEGAAPSRGEDVEHLLRPLSAGFCVPVFALFAAGVPISGKVLSEVFTSAPPLGVVVGLLVGKSVGVFGGTWLAARFTRAELNSELRWADLFAMSVLSGIGFTVSLLVSELAFPGDLGLADRCKAAVLIGSVLCALVAAVLLARRNRYYRRLWQEEGEERAPADSRPSAPSE; translated from the coding sequence GTGGGCAACGACACTCCGCCGACACGGCGTCAGTTCCTGGCCCGGCTGCCGCTGCCGGAGCGGGCCTTCCTGGCCGACGTGCTGCGCGCCGAGACCACCGGCGGGCTGCTGCTGATCGCCGCGGCCGTGGCCGCGCTCGTCTGGGCGAACCTGTGGCCGGGCGGCTATCTCGAGGTGCTGCACTGGGAGCTCGGGCCCTCGGCGGTCCACCTCCACCTGCCGGTCGACGTCTGGGCCAAGGACGGGTTGCTCACCGTCTTCTTCTTCGTGGCCGGCATCGAGCTGAAGCGCGAGCTGGTCGCGGGCGAGCTCCGCGATCCGCGCGCCGCCGTGCTGCCGGTGGTCGGCGCGGTCTGCGGGGTACTGCTGCCGGCCGTGCTGTTCACGCTGGTCAACCTGGGGTCCGGCGGGCGCCCGGGCGGCTGGGCGATCCCGACCGCCACCGACATCGCGTTCGCGCTGGGCGTGCTGGCCGTCGCCGGCACCCATCTGCCGTCGGCGCTGCGGGCCTTCCTGCTGACCCTGGCGGTGGTCGACGACCTGCTGGCGATCCTGATCATCGCGCTCTTCTACAGCTCCGGGATCAAGCTCTGGGCGCTCGGCCTGGCCGCGCTCGGCGTGGTCTTCTTCGGCCTGCTCCACCGCGCCCGGGTGCGCGGCTGGTACGTGTACCTGCCGCTGGCGCTGGTGGTCTGGGCGCTCACCCACGAGAGCGGCGTCCACGCCACGGTGGCCGGGGTGGCGATGGGCCTGCTGATGCCCTGCCGCAAGGGGCCCGAGGGCGCGGCCCCCTCCCGGGGGGAGGACGTCGAGCATCTGCTGCGGCCGCTCTCGGCCGGCTTCTGCGTCCCGGTGTTCGCCCTCTTCGCCGCCGGCGTGCCGATCTCGGGGAAGGTTCTGAGCGAGGTCTTCACCTCGGCCCCGCCGCTCGGGGTGGTGGTCGGCCTGCTGGTCGGCAAGTCCGTGGGGGTCTTCGGGGGCACCTGGCTGGCGGCCAGATTCACCCGCGCCGAGCTCAATTCCGAACTGCGGTGGGCCGATCTGTTCGCCATGTCGGTACTCTCCGGTATCGGGTTCACGGTCTCGCTGCTCGTCTCGGAGCTCGCCTTTCCGGGCGACCTGGGGCTGGCGGACCGCTGCAAGGCCGCCGTGCTGATCGGCTCGGTGCTCTGCGCGCTGGTCGCGGCGGTGCTGCTGGCCCGGCGCAACCGGTACTACCGCCGACTGTGGCAGGAGGAGGGCGAGGAGCGGGCCCCCGCCGACTCGCGGCCCTCTGCCCCGTCGGAGTGA
- a CDS encoding Crp/Fnr family transcriptional regulator produces the protein MDDVLRRAPLFAALDDEQAAELRASMTETTLPRGEALFHEGDPGDRLYVIVEGKVKLHRASADGRESMLQVVGPGDMIGELALFDPGPRSASATALTEVKLLGLGHGDLQPWLGARPEVAMALLRAISRRLRRTNDVMSDLVFADVPGRVAKALLDLSRRFGVQSEEGIHVVHDLTQEELAQLVGASRETVNKALADFAQRGWLRLEARAVILLDVERLARRSR, from the coding sequence GTGGACGACGTTCTGCGACGCGCCCCGCTGTTCGCGGCACTGGACGACGAGCAGGCGGCCGAGCTGCGCGCCTCCATGACCGAGACCACGCTGCCGCGTGGCGAGGCGCTGTTCCACGAGGGCGACCCGGGCGACCGGCTGTACGTCATCGTCGAGGGCAAGGTGAAGCTGCACCGCGCCTCGGCGGACGGTCGGGAGAGCATGCTCCAGGTGGTCGGCCCCGGCGACATGATCGGCGAGCTGGCGCTCTTCGACCCGGGCCCGCGGTCCGCCTCGGCGACCGCGCTGACCGAGGTCAAGCTGCTGGGGCTGGGCCACGGCGACCTGCAGCCGTGGCTGGGCGCCCGGCCGGAGGTCGCGATGGCGCTGCTCCGGGCGATCTCGCGGCGGCTGCGGCGGACCAACGACGTGATGTCCGACCTCGTCTTCGCGGACGTGCCCGGGCGGGTGGCCAAGGCGCTGCTGGACCTCTCGCGGCGGTTCGGCGTGCAGTCCGAGGAGGGCATCCACGTCGTCCACGACCTCACCCAGGAGGAGCTGGCCCAGCTGGTCGGCGCCTCCCGCGAGACCGTCAACAAGGCGCTGGCCGACTTCGCGCAGCGCGGCTGGCTCCGCTTGGAGGCTCGCGCGGTGATCCTCCTCGACGTCGAACGCCTGGCGCGGCGCTCGCGCTGA
- a CDS encoding MarP family serine protease — MNVLDVLLIIAALGFAVSGYRQGFVVGVLSVVGFIGGGLIAVQFLPLLLKHLSPGAVSSIVAVVVVIVCASIGQAITTHWGWRLRKLVVRGPIRPLDGFGGAVVNVGAMLLVAWLIGSALAGTSLPTVSKQVRESRILAGVQQALPPGASEWFGNFSSVLARNGFPQVFNPFQNEPITQVQAPDPALVHSAGVRRASGSIVKVEGTANSCGKIIEGSGFVYSPHRVITNAHVVGGVTSPTVQIGGVGSLYRAKVVLYDPERDIAVLDVPSLDAPSLSFAGPAKTDDSAIVAGFPENGPFDVQPARVRGEIQASGPDIYHNQTVVRDVYSLYSTVRQGNSGGPLLTPDGRVYGVVFAKSLDSSNTGYALTAAEVRSDAAAGENRTQPVDTQGCAL, encoded by the coding sequence GTGAATGTCCTGGACGTCCTGCTGATCATCGCTGCGCTGGGGTTCGCCGTGTCCGGCTACCGGCAGGGCTTCGTCGTGGGCGTGCTCTCCGTGGTGGGCTTCATAGGCGGCGGCCTGATCGCGGTGCAGTTCCTGCCGCTGCTGCTGAAGCACCTCTCGCCGGGCGCGGTCTCCTCGATCGTCGCCGTGGTGGTGGTCATCGTCTGCGCCTCCATCGGCCAGGCGATCACCACCCACTGGGGCTGGCGGCTGCGCAAGCTGGTCGTCCGCGGGCCGATCCGGCCGCTGGACGGGTTCGGCGGCGCGGTGGTCAACGTCGGCGCGATGCTGCTGGTGGCCTGGCTGATCGGGTCGGCGCTGGCCGGCACCTCGCTGCCGACCGTCTCCAAGCAGGTCCGGGAGTCCCGGATCCTGGCGGGGGTGCAGCAGGCGCTGCCGCCCGGGGCCTCCGAGTGGTTCGGCAACTTCTCCTCGGTGCTGGCCAGGAACGGCTTCCCGCAGGTCTTCAACCCCTTCCAGAACGAGCCGATCACCCAGGTGCAGGCGCCCGACCCGGCGCTGGTGCACAGCGCGGGGGTGCGCCGGGCCAGCGGCTCGATCGTCAAGGTCGAGGGGACGGCGAACAGCTGCGGCAAGATCATCGAGGGCTCCGGCTTCGTCTACTCGCCGCACCGGGTGATCACCAACGCCCATGTCGTCGGCGGGGTGACCAGCCCGACCGTGCAGATCGGCGGGGTGGGCTCGCTCTACCGGGCCAAGGTGGTGCTCTACGACCCCGAGCGGGACATCGCGGTGCTCGACGTCCCCTCGCTGGACGCCCCCTCGCTCTCCTTCGCCGGGCCCGCCAAGACCGACGACTCGGCGATCGTGGCCGGCTTCCCGGAGAACGGCCCCTTCGACGTCCAGCCGGCCCGGGTGCGCGGTGAGATCCAGGCCTCGGGCCCGGACATCTACCACAACCAGACCGTGGTGCGGGACGTCTACTCGCTCTACTCGACGGTCCGCCAGGGCAACTCCGGCGGTCCTCTGCTGACGCCGGACGGGCGGGTCTACGGGGTGGTCTTCGCCAAGTCCCTGGACAGCTCGAACACCGGGTACGCGCTGACCGCCGCCGAGGTCCGCTCGGACGCGGCGGCCGGGGAGAACCGCACCCAGCCGGTGGACACCCAGGGCTGCGCGCTCTAG
- the nth gene encoding endonuclease III, translating into MAKSGGARLPETRTGLVRQARRINRALAEVYPYAHPELDFEDPFQLLVATVLSAQTTDLRVNQTTPALFARYPTPEDMAAAVPEELEELIRPTGFFRAKAKALLGLSAKLRDDFGGEVPGRLEDLVTLPGVGRKTANVVLGNAFGVPGITVDTHFGRLARRFGWTGSEDPVVIEQDVAGLFPKSEWTMLSHRLIFHGRRVCHSRKPACGACPIAELCPSYGVGEVDAEKARKLLKYEMAGQPGQRLKPPEGFPGAPAAQG; encoded by the coding sequence ATGGCGAAGAGCGGTGGGGCCCGGCTGCCGGAGACGCGGACCGGGCTGGTGCGGCAGGCGCGGCGGATCAATCGGGCGCTGGCGGAGGTCTACCCGTACGCGCATCCGGAGCTGGATTTCGAGGATCCCTTCCAGCTGCTGGTGGCCACCGTGCTGTCGGCGCAGACCACCGACCTGCGGGTGAACCAGACGACCCCGGCGCTCTTCGCGAGGTATCCGACCCCGGAGGACATGGCGGCGGCCGTTCCGGAGGAGCTGGAGGAGCTGATCCGGCCGACCGGGTTCTTCCGGGCGAAGGCCAAGGCGCTCCTCGGCCTGTCGGCGAAGCTCCGGGACGACTTCGGCGGCGAGGTGCCCGGCCGCCTGGAGGACCTGGTCACCCTCCCGGGGGTGGGTCGCAAGACGGCCAATGTGGTGCTCGGCAACGCCTTCGGGGTGCCCGGGATCACCGTGGACACCCACTTCGGGCGGCTGGCCCGGCGGTTCGGCTGGACCGGGTCCGAGGACCCGGTGGTGATCGAGCAGGACGTGGCCGGGCTCTTCCCGAAGTCGGAGTGGACGATGCTCTCGCACCGGCTGATCTTCCACGGCCGCCGGGTCTGCCACTCCCGCAAGCCGGCCTGCGGAGCCTGCCCGATCGCCGAGCTCTGCCCGTCGTACGGGGTCGGCGAGGTCGACGCCGAGAAGGCGCGGAAGCTCCTCAAGTACGAGATGGCCGGCCAGCCGGGGCAGCGGCTGAAGCCGCCGGAGGGTTTCCCGGGGGCGCCCGCGGCGCAGGGATGA
- a CDS encoding metal-dependent hydrolase, producing MMGHSHAVSGALLFVATSHLVPPMLHLHLNETDIILGTVIAAGAALLPDLDHHDGTIANFLGPVSKILCRFVAWISGGHRHATHSLLFVALVAAGTWAGIHYVGRWFTLGLTFFLLALAVRALNLCPPGHGFAAWGTIVVVAGVATVVIDRFIPSEPGWLPYAVALGTLAHLLGDCLTKQGAPLLWPHKERYELVLIQHSGNNVETKVLVPIMGLATVALLWFTALAPGAIS from the coding sequence ATGATGGGTCATTCGCACGCCGTCAGCGGGGCGTTGCTGTTCGTCGCCACCTCGCACTTGGTGCCGCCGATGCTGCACCTCCACCTGAACGAGACGGACATAATCCTCGGCACCGTGATCGCCGCCGGCGCGGCCCTGCTGCCGGACCTGGACCACCACGACGGCACCATCGCCAACTTCCTCGGCCCGGTGTCCAAGATCCTCTGCCGCTTCGTCGCCTGGATCTCCGGCGGGCACCGGCACGCGACCCACTCGCTGCTCTTCGTCGCCCTGGTCGCCGCCGGGACCTGGGCCGGGATCCACTACGTCGGCCGCTGGTTCACCCTGGGCCTGACCTTCTTCCTTCTCGCCCTGGCCGTACGGGCGTTGAACCTCTGCCCGCCCGGGCACGGGTTCGCGGCCTGGGGGACCATCGTGGTGGTGGCCGGGGTGGCGACGGTGGTCATCGACAGGTTCATCCCCTCCGAGCCCGGCTGGCTGCCGTACGCCGTGGCGCTGGGCACGCTGGCGCATCTGCTCGGCGACTGCCTCACCAAGCAGGGAGCGCCGCTGCTGTGGCCGCACAAGGAGCGGTACGAGCTGGTGCTGATCCAGCACAGCGGCAACAACGTGGAGACCAAGGTGCTGGTGCCGATCATGGGCCTGGCGACGGTCGCCCTGCTGTGGTTCACCGCGCTGGCCCCCGGCGCGATCAGCTGA
- a CDS encoding NUDIX hydrolase — protein sequence MSEHQQAPEVPIPDWLEPVREAARTVRPAQLSRMLPPETGGRRSAVLVLFGEGPDGPDLLFIERARALRSHAGQPSFPGGSLDPEDGDPDGEGPVRAALREAEEETGLDPSGVVVFGRLPNLYIPVSDFVVTPVLGWWRRETPVGPVDPAEVAAVFRASVTELTDPANRASLHHPSGLTGPAFLIGDHLIWGFTAGVTDRLFHYCGWEKPWDSSRRISLSESSMRLALRERDAYRRRSAGG from the coding sequence GTGAGCGAGCATCAGCAGGCGCCGGAGGTGCCGATCCCGGACTGGCTGGAGCCCGTACGCGAGGCCGCCAGGACGGTGCGTCCCGCCCAGTTGAGCCGGATGCTGCCGCCGGAGACCGGCGGCCGCCGCTCCGCTGTGCTGGTGCTCTTCGGCGAGGGCCCGGACGGCCCTGACCTCCTCTTCATCGAGCGGGCCCGGGCGCTGCGCTCGCACGCCGGTCAGCCGTCCTTCCCTGGCGGCTCGCTGGACCCGGAGGACGGCGATCCCGACGGCGAGGGCCCCGTCCGGGCGGCCCTGCGGGAGGCCGAGGAGGAGACGGGTCTCGACCCCTCGGGGGTGGTGGTCTTCGGCCGGCTGCCGAACCTCTACATCCCGGTGAGTGACTTCGTGGTCACCCCGGTGCTCGGCTGGTGGCGGCGGGAGACCCCGGTCGGGCCGGTCGATCCGGCGGAGGTGGCGGCGGTCTTCCGGGCCTCTGTGACGGAACTCACCGACCCGGCCAACCGCGCCTCGCTGCACCATCCGAGCGGGCTGACCGGTCCGGCCTTCCTCATCGGCGACCACCTCATCTGGGGCTTCACCGCCGGGGTGACGGACCGTCTGTTCCACTACTGCGGCTGGGAGAAGCCGTGGGACTCCTCCCGCCGGATCTCCCTCTCCGAATCGTCCATGAGGTTGGCGCTGCGCGAACGGGACGCGTACCGTCGCCGGTCTGCCGGCGGCTGA
- the acs gene encoding acetate--CoA ligase has translation MSNESLANLLKEERRFAPPRELAAAANVTADAYAHAKEDRLAFWAEQARRLSWEVEPTETLDWSNPPFAKWFQDGRLNVAYNCVDRHVEAGHGDRVAIHFEGEPGDGRTLTYAQLKDEVGKAANALTELGIRKGDRVAVYMPMIPETAIAMLACARIGAAHSVVFGGFSAEALSARIQDADAKLVITADGGYRRGKPNALKAIVDEAVPRCPTIENVLVVRRTGQDVSWGEKDKWWHELVEGQSPEHTPEAFEAEHPLFILYTSGTTGKPKGILHTSGGYLTQVSYTHHAVFDLKPETDVYWCTADIGWVTGHSYFVYGPLSNGATQVMYEGTPDTPHQGRFWEIIQKYKVSILYAAPTAIRTFMKWGDDIPAKFDLSSLRVLGSVGEPINPEAWIWYRKNIGGERCPIVDTWWQTETGAIMISPLPGVTETKPGAAQVPLPGISATVVDDEGREVPDGAGGYLVLTEPWPSMLRTIWGDDQRYIDTYWSRFPGRYFAGDGAKKDDDGDIWLLGRVDDVMLVSGHNISTTEVESALVSHPKVAESAVVGATDATTGQAIVAFVILRGTAASDDGDALLAELRDHVGKTLGPIAKPKRILTVTELPKTRSGKIMRRLLRDVAENRQIGDVTTLADSTVMDLIQAKLPSAASED, from the coding sequence TTGAGCAACGAGAGCCTGGCCAACCTGCTGAAGGAAGAGCGGCGGTTCGCGCCTCCTAGGGAGCTCGCAGCCGCCGCCAACGTGACCGCCGACGCCTATGCCCACGCCAAGGAGGACCGCCTGGCGTTCTGGGCGGAGCAGGCCCGCCGCCTCTCCTGGGAGGTGGAGCCCACCGAGACGCTGGACTGGTCGAACCCGCCGTTCGCCAAGTGGTTCCAGGACGGCCGGCTCAACGTGGCCTACAACTGCGTGGACCGGCACGTCGAGGCCGGCCACGGGGACCGGGTGGCCATCCACTTCGAGGGCGAGCCCGGGGACGGCCGCACCCTCACCTACGCCCAGCTCAAGGACGAGGTCGGCAAGGCCGCCAACGCCCTGACCGAGCTCGGCATCCGGAAGGGCGACCGGGTCGCCGTCTACATGCCGATGATCCCGGAGACCGCGATCGCCATGCTGGCCTGCGCCCGCATCGGCGCCGCCCACTCGGTGGTCTTCGGCGGCTTCTCCGCCGAGGCGCTGTCCGCCCGCATCCAGGACGCCGACGCCAAGCTGGTGATCACCGCCGACGGCGGCTACCGGCGCGGCAAGCCGAACGCGCTGAAGGCGATCGTCGACGAGGCCGTCCCGCGCTGCCCCACCATCGAGAACGTCCTGGTCGTCCGCCGGACCGGCCAGGACGTCAGCTGGGGCGAGAAGGACAAGTGGTGGCACGAGCTGGTCGAGGGCCAGTCCCCCGAGCACACCCCGGAGGCCTTCGAGGCCGAGCACCCGCTCTTCATCCTCTACACCTCGGGGACGACCGGTAAGCCGAAGGGCATCCTCCACACCTCCGGCGGCTATCTGACCCAGGTCTCGTACACCCACCACGCGGTCTTCGACCTCAAGCCGGAGACCGACGTCTACTGGTGCACCGCCGACATCGGCTGGGTGACCGGCCACTCGTACTTCGTATACGGCCCGCTCTCCAACGGCGCCACCCAGGTGATGTACGAGGGCACCCCGGACACCCCGCACCAGGGCCGGTTCTGGGAGATCATCCAGAAGTACAAGGTGAGCATCCTCTACGCGGCCCCGACCGCGATCCGGACGTTCATGAAGTGGGGCGACGACATCCCCGCCAAGTTCGACCTCTCCTCGCTGCGGGTGCTGGGCAGCGTCGGCGAGCCGATCAACCCCGAGGCGTGGATCTGGTACCGGAAGAACATCGGCGGCGAGCGCTGCCCGATCGTGGACACCTGGTGGCAGACCGAGACCGGGGCCATCATGATCAGCCCGCTGCCGGGCGTCACCGAGACCAAGCCGGGCGCGGCCCAGGTGCCGCTGCCGGGCATCTCCGCCACCGTGGTGGACGACGAGGGCCGCGAGGTGCCGGACGGGGCCGGCGGCTACCTGGTGCTGACCGAGCCGTGGCCGTCCATGCTCCGTACCATCTGGGGCGACGACCAGCGGTACATCGACACCTACTGGTCCCGCTTCCCGGGCCGGTACTTCGCCGGCGACGGCGCCAAGAAGGACGACGACGGCGACATCTGGCTGCTCGGCCGGGTGGACGACGTGATGCTGGTCTCCGGTCACAACATCTCCACCACCGAGGTGGAGTCGGCGCTGGTCTCGCACCCCAAGGTGGCCGAGTCCGCGGTCGTCGGCGCCACCGACGCGACCACCGGCCAGGCCATCGTGGCGTTCGTCATCCTCCGCGGCACGGCGGCCTCCGATGACGGCGACGCCCTCCTCGCCGAGCTCCGCGACCACGTGGGCAAGACGCTCGGGCCGATCGCCAAGCCGAAGCGGATCCTCACCGTGACCGAGCTGCCGAAGACCCGGTCCGGCAAGATCATGCGCCGCCTCCTCCGCGACGTCGCGGAGAACCGGCAGATCGGCGACGTCACCACGCTGGCCGACAGCACCGTCATGGACCTGATCCAGGCGAAGCTGCCCAGCGCGGCCAGCGAGGACTGA
- a CDS encoding carbonic anhydrase, with protein MARLLLTCADSRMPPPPATGGPATGGGPGDLFTVRTLGNLVPVAAHSADTVAPDDPVGAAVEYAVAVLGVRALTVCGHSGCGAMRSLLHGAHRRQGAAGTPLTRWLRHGQDSLQRSRTAPARFAHGAADDPLERLCLTNIEQQVENLRAHPAVRDGLGEGRIKVAGMYLDLARTQAFLLTEAGFAAVEDRIPESLAEKV; from the coding sequence ATGGCGCGGCTCCTCCTCACCTGCGCGGACTCCCGGATGCCGCCGCCACCGGCCACCGGTGGGCCGGCCACCGGCGGCGGTCCCGGCGACCTCTTCACCGTCCGCACCCTCGGCAACCTGGTGCCGGTCGCCGCGCACTCCGCGGACACCGTCGCCCCGGACGACCCGGTCGGTGCCGCCGTCGAGTACGCGGTGGCCGTGCTCGGCGTCCGCGCCCTCACCGTCTGCGGCCACTCCGGCTGCGGGGCCATGCGCTCCCTCCTGCACGGGGCCCACCGCAGGCAGGGCGCCGCCGGGACGCCGCTGACCCGGTGGCTGCGGCACGGCCAGGACTCGCTGCAGCGCTCCCGTACCGCGCCGGCCCGGTTCGCCCACGGTGCGGCGGACGACCCGCTGGAGCGGCTCTGCCTCACCAACATCGAACAGCAGGTGGAGAATCTGCGCGCGCATCCGGCCGTCCGCGACGGCCTCGGAGAAGGCCGGATCAAGGTCGCAGGAATGTACCTCGACCTGGCCCGTACGCAGGCATTTCTGCTGACGGAAGCGGGATTCGCGGCGGTGGAGGACCGTATTCCGGAAAGCCTTGCGGAAAAGGTCTAA
- a CDS encoding phage holin family protein, giving the protein MSTVADGPATGVGNESGGERSIGQLFASATADLSQLVHDEIALAKVEIKKDVTRGAVGGASFGGAALVFLASIPMFSFAAAYGLHNIPLPLWACFLIVGGAYVLVAGIAALVGVRFVKKVKPPQKTIESSKATVDVLKKAKPRPALSSADGELTAAADRAAIESR; this is encoded by the coding sequence ATGTCCACTGTCGCCGACGGGCCCGCGACGGGTGTGGGGAACGAGTCGGGCGGTGAGCGTTCCATCGGTCAGCTCTTCGCCTCCGCCACGGCCGACCTCTCCCAGCTGGTGCACGACGAGATCGCGCTGGCCAAGGTCGAGATCAAGAAGGACGTGACGCGGGGGGCGGTGGGCGGCGCCTCGTTCGGCGGGGCCGCGCTGGTCTTCCTCGCCTCGATCCCGATGTTCAGCTTCGCCGCCGCCTACGGGCTGCACAACATCCCGCTGCCGCTCTGGGCCTGCTTCCTGATCGTGGGCGGGGCGTATGTGCTGGTCGCCGGGATCGCGGCGCTGGTCGGGGTGCGGTTCGTGAAGAAGGTCAAGCCGCCGCAGAAGACCATCGAGTCCTCCAAGGCCACGGTGGACGTGCTGAAGAAGGCGAAGCCGCGTCCGGCCCTCTCGTCCGCCGACGGCGAGCTCACCGCTGCCGCGGACCGCGCTGCCATCGAGTCCCGCTAG
- a CDS encoding MBL fold metallo-hydrolase: MTAAGTAPGTPATTVGGQATPRALCVLAPNPSPMTLDGTNTWILAEPGSEEAVVVDPGPLDDAHLRAVAAEVERSGRRVVEILLTHGHPDHAEGAARFAELSGAPVRALDPALRLGEEGLGHGDVLEVGGLELRVVATPGHTGDSLCFHLPADDAVLTGDTVLGRGTTVVAYPDGRLGDYLDSLRRLHALTSDSGVSTVLPGHGPVLADALGAVEYYLAHRANRLAQVETAVEAGCRSARAVVEHVYADVDRTLWPAAELSVRAQLDYLGEHGLI, translated from the coding sequence ATGACCGCCGCCGGCACCGCGCCCGGGACGCCCGCCACCACCGTGGGCGGCCAGGCGACCCCCCGCGCCCTGTGCGTCCTCGCTCCCAACCCGTCCCCGATGACCCTGGACGGCACCAACACCTGGATCCTCGCCGAGCCGGGCTCCGAGGAGGCCGTGGTCGTCGACCCGGGGCCCCTGGACGACGCCCATCTGCGGGCGGTGGCGGCCGAGGTGGAGCGCTCCGGGCGGCGGGTCGTGGAGATCCTCCTCACCCACGGCCATCCGGACCACGCCGAGGGCGCCGCCCGCTTCGCCGAGCTCTCCGGCGCACCGGTGCGCGCCCTCGACCCGGCGCTGCGGCTGGGCGAGGAGGGACTGGGCCACGGGGACGTGCTGGAGGTCGGCGGGCTGGAACTGCGGGTGGTCGCCACCCCCGGCCACACCGGCGACTCGCTCTGCTTCCACCTGCCGGCCGACGACGCGGTGCTCACCGGGGACACCGTGCTGGGGCGGGGCACCACCGTGGTGGCGTATCCGGACGGGCGGCTGGGCGACTACCTGGACTCGCTGCGCCGACTGCACGCGCTGACCTCGGACTCCGGGGTCAGCACGGTGCTGCCGGGGCACGGGCCGGTGCTGGCCGACGCGCTCGGGGCGGTCGAGTACTACCTGGCGCACCGGGCGAACCGGCTGGCGCAGGTCGAGACGGCGGTCGAGGCGGGCTGCCGGTCCGCTCGCGCGGTCGTCGAGCACGTCTACGCCGACGTGGACCGCACGCTGTGGCCCGCGGCCGAACTCTCCGTCCGCGCCCAACTGGACTACCTCGGCGAACACGGCCTGATCTAG
- a CDS encoding alpha/beta fold hydrolase — protein MSSEQTPDTRIEGPWTHRDVSANGARFHIAELGEGPLVLLVHGWPLFWWTWRHQMTALAEAGYRAVAMDLRGVGGSDHTPRGYDPPNLALDITGVVRSLGEPDAVLVGHDWGGFLSWTAAAMRPSLVRGLAVVSAAHPRRMRRALLSDPRQVHAADHLLALQRPWLPERQLTADGGELVGEYINSWTGPDLLDEKTLLVYQRAMRIPATAHCSVEPFRWLMRSMARPDGFQFSRRMKRPVRAPVLHLHGALDPVLLASTAQGAEEYVAAPYRWRLLDGVGHLPQEEDPEGLNRELLGWLSELSSGSLKYSNRTSA, from the coding sequence ATGTCCTCCGAACAGACCCCGGACACCCGTATCGAAGGGCCGTGGACGCACCGCGACGTCTCGGCCAACGGCGCCCGCTTCCACATCGCCGAGCTCGGCGAGGGGCCCCTCGTACTGCTGGTGCACGGCTGGCCGCTGTTCTGGTGGACCTGGCGCCACCAGATGACCGCCCTCGCCGAGGCCGGCTACCGGGCGGTGGCGATGGACCTGCGCGGGGTCGGCGGCAGCGACCACACCCCGCGCGGCTACGACCCGCCGAACCTGGCCCTGGACATCACCGGGGTGGTCCGCTCGCTCGGCGAGCCGGACGCGGTGCTGGTCGGCCACGACTGGGGCGGATTCCTCTCCTGGACGGCGGCGGCCATGCGGCCGTCCCTGGTGCGCGGGCTCGCGGTGGTCTCGGCCGCCCATCCGCGGCGGATGCGGCGGGCGCTGCTCAGCGACCCGCGGCAGGTCCACGCGGCCGACCACCTGCTGGCGCTGCAGCGCCCGTGGCTGCCGGAGCGTCAGCTCACCGCGGACGGCGGAGAGCTGGTCGGCGAGTACATCAACTCCTGGACCGGCCCCGACCTGCTGGACGAGAAGACCCTGCTGGTCTACCAGCGGGCGATGCGGATCCCGGCGACCGCCCACTGCTCGGTGGAGCCGTTCCGCTGGCTGATGCGCTCGATGGCCCGGCCGGACGGCTTCCAGTTCTCCCGGCGGATGAAGCGCCCGGTGCGCGCGCCCGTCCTCCACCTCCACGGCGCCCTCGACCCGGTGCTGCTGGCCTCCACCGCCCAGGGCGCCGAGGAGTACGTCGCGGCGCCGTACCGGTGGCGGCTGCTGGACGGCGTCGGGCATCTCCCGCAGGAGGAGGACCCGGAGGGGCTCAACCGGGAGCTGCTGGGCTGGCTTTCCGAGCTCTCCTCCGGCTCGCTCAAGTATTCAAATAGGACAAGCGCATAG